One window of the Candidatus Neomarinimicrobiota bacterium genome contains the following:
- a CDS encoding peptidase M61: MPEPWTHYFHVTQTISGERKKSIDFVMPVWAPGSYLIREFSKNVEGFSAHSNKSDNLKWEKIDKNTWRVYSDRANVVTISYRVYAFVKSVRNSFLDDSHGFVSPP, translated from the coding sequence AGCCGTGGACACACTATTTTCATGTCACTCAGACGATATCGGGCGAACGGAAAAAAAGCATAGACTTTGTTATGCCCGTCTGGGCTCCCGGTTCGTATTTGATCAGGGAATTTTCCAAGAACGTGGAAGGATTCAGCGCCCACAGCAATAAATCGGATAATTTGAAGTGGGAGAAGATCGATAAGAACACATGGCGGGTTTACTCCGACAGGGCAAATGTGGTGACGATAAGTTACCGTGTCTATGCGTTTGTCAAGAGCGTTCGGAACTCGTTCCTTGACGATTCCCACGGTTTCGTATCCCCCCCG